From the Candidatus Methylomirabilota bacterium genome, one window contains:
- the pyrR gene encoding bifunctional pyr operon transcriptional regulator/uracil phosphoribosyltransferase PyrR, with protein sequence MSTPAPKFREKAQVLDEAALDRALTRIAHEILEKNGGGAQLAFVGLRTRGVTLAHRLAAKIAKIDGATLPVGTLDITLYRDDLGIRGTPVIRGTDIPFSIKGKTVILVDDVLFTGRTIRAALDAIIDLGRPQAIQLATLIDRGHRELPIRPDYVGKNLPTSRRESVAVRLREHDGEDRVVIEEPEEA encoded by the coding sequence ATGAGTACGCCCGCACCGAAGTTCCGCGAGAAAGCGCAGGTCCTCGACGAGGCGGCGCTCGACCGCGCGCTCACCCGTATCGCCCACGAGATCCTCGAGAAGAACGGCGGCGGCGCCCAGCTCGCGTTCGTGGGGCTCCGCACGCGCGGCGTCACGCTCGCCCACCGCCTGGCGGCGAAGATCGCCAAGATCGACGGCGCCACGCTGCCGGTCGGCACGCTCGACATCACGCTCTACCGCGACGACCTCGGCATCCGCGGCACGCCCGTCATCCGCGGGACCGACATCCCGTTCTCGATCAAGGGCAAGACCGTCATCCTGGTGGACGACGTCCTCTTCACCGGCCGCACGATCCGCGCGGCGCTCGACGCGATCATCGACCTCGGGCGCCCGCAGGCGATCCAGCTCGCGACCCTCATCGACCGCGGCCACCGGGAGCTGCCGATCCGGCCCGACTACGTCGGCAAGAACCTGCCCACGTCGCGCCGCGAGAGCGTAGCCGTGCGCCTGCGCGAGCACGACGGCGAGGACCGCGTGGTGATCGAAGAACCCGAGGAGGCCTGA
- a CDS encoding GDYXXLXY domain-containing protein, whose protein sequence is MTRRRLFVLLVALHVLVLVGWVARLEWALARGATVRVAVLQRDPRDLLRGDYVWLQYPFSEILLSDLPGGRLEAGDRVWIALAPRDGLWEMAASSVTRAGLPLAPGQRVLMGKVSYAVYVRSGPERVRVEYGIERYYVPEGKGTPPQGKIEAELVLTDDGRPFLRRLFVDGRPYP, encoded by the coding sequence GTGACGCGCCGCCGGCTCTTCGTCCTGCTCGTGGCGCTCCATGTCCTCGTCCTCGTCGGCTGGGTGGCGCGCCTCGAGTGGGCGCTCGCGCGGGGCGCGACGGTGCGCGTCGCGGTCCTCCAGCGCGATCCGCGCGACCTCCTGCGCGGGGACTACGTATGGCTCCAGTATCCGTTCTCGGAAATCCTGCTCTCGGACCTCCCCGGCGGGCGTCTGGAGGCCGGGGACCGCGTCTGGATCGCGCTCGCGCCGCGTGACGGCCTCTGGGAGATGGCGGCGTCGAGCGTGACACGCGCGGGCCTGCCGCTCGCTCCCGGCCAGCGCGTCCTCATGGGCAAGGTGAGCTATGCGGTCTACGTGAGGTCGGGGCCGGAGCGCGTCCGCGTGGAGTACGGGATCGAGCGTTACTACGTCCCCGAGGGCAAGGGCACGCCGCCGCAGGGAAAGATCGAGGCCGAGCTCGTGCTCACCGACGACGGCCGTCCGTTCCTCAGGCGGCTCTTCGTCGACGGCCGCCCGTACCCCTAG
- the xth gene encoding exodeoxyribonuclease III, whose protein sequence is MKIATWNVNSIRTRLPRLLAWLERRQPDIVCLQETKVTDDQFPSAELAGLGYTALAAGQQTYNGVAVLARAGAEAVARGLPEDGDDAPRRLLVARVAGIKVMSVYGPNGQEVGSEKYAYKLDWYRRFRAFLDASAKPDEALVLCGDLNIAPEDRDVWDPEKWRGQIMFSDPERAVFHDLVGWGLQDALRLHRQEGGLFTWWDYRAGAFHRGWGLRIDHILLTPPLATRCLAVEIDRNERKGPKPSDHVPVVATLAD, encoded by the coding sequence GTGAAGATCGCGACCTGGAACGTGAACTCGATCCGCACCCGCCTGCCGCGGCTGCTGGCGTGGCTCGAGCGGCGCCAGCCCGACATCGTGTGCCTCCAGGAGACGAAGGTCACCGACGACCAGTTCCCGTCCGCGGAGCTCGCGGGGCTCGGCTACACGGCGCTCGCCGCCGGCCAGCAGACCTACAACGGCGTCGCGGTGCTCGCGCGCGCCGGCGCCGAGGCGGTCGCGCGTGGGCTTCCCGAGGACGGCGACGACGCCCCCCGGCGGCTCCTCGTGGCGCGCGTCGCCGGCATCAAGGTCATGAGCGTCTACGGGCCGAACGGCCAGGAAGTCGGCTCGGAGAAGTACGCCTACAAGCTCGACTGGTATCGCCGCTTCCGCGCGTTCCTCGACGCTTCCGCGAAACCCGACGAAGCGCTCGTGCTCTGCGGCGACCTCAACATCGCCCCGGAGGACCGCGACGTCTGGGACCCGGAGAAGTGGCGCGGCCAGATCATGTTCAGCGACCCCGAGCGCGCCGTGTTCCACGATCTCGTGGGCTGGGGGCTCCAGGACGCGCTCAGGCTCCACCGCCAGGAGGGCGGGCTCTTCACCTGGTGGGACTACCGCGCGGGGGCGTTCCACCGCGGCTGGGGGCTCAGGATCGACCACATTCTCCTGACGCCCCCGCTCGCCACGCGCTGCCTCGCCGTCGAGATCGACCGCAACGAGCGCAAGGGCCCGAAGCCCTCCGACCACGTGCCGGTCGTCGCGACGCTCGCCGACTGA
- a CDS encoding DUF2157 domain-containing protein: MADRFSTRLRGEMARWIRDGLVTAEQGERILARYPASAAWFTRPIALFSLIGGALIAAGVALVIAHNWAELHRWVKLGGVVVLMAGAHGAGLAARERGYAKLSEGVLVIGGSLLMVGIALVGQIYNLSGRPADAIFMWWALLLPAAYALPSTALVGLGWAGALAWYWTLAFDRTSWLGAELAGNAVLPPVGFGAVGLILFGLGVLHGDGGYRRVRHLLEQLGLITLVGALLPLGFLWRDLHMSSSTGRWPEAVPFVLVLALAAVVAASSRLPRDTASARAGFATVLLAVLVYLVALTGAVGARASGAVFRALGYTDWALSLVTSLALILYGARWARRAWVNWGVVFIGVHALTRYFDLFGTMLQTSLLFFLTGAFVLALGWVLEKFRRRMTAQAAAQGSRA; this comes from the coding sequence ATGGCCGACCGCTTCTCGACCCGCCTCCGCGGCGAGATGGCGCGCTGGATCCGCGACGGTCTCGTCACGGCGGAGCAGGGCGAGCGCATCCTCGCCCGCTATCCGGCCTCCGCCGCCTGGTTCACGCGCCCGATCGCGCTGTTCTCGCTGATCGGCGGCGCGCTGATCGCCGCGGGTGTCGCCCTCGTGATCGCCCACAACTGGGCGGAGCTCCACCGCTGGGTGAAGCTCGGCGGCGTCGTCGTCCTCATGGCGGGCGCCCACGGCGCGGGGCTGGCGGCGCGGGAGCGCGGCTACGCAAAGCTCTCGGAGGGCGTGCTCGTCATCGGCGGGAGCCTCCTCATGGTCGGCATCGCGCTGGTCGGCCAGATCTACAACCTCTCGGGCCGCCCCGCCGACGCGATCTTCATGTGGTGGGCGCTCCTGCTGCCCGCGGCGTACGCGCTCCCGTCCACCGCGCTGGTCGGGCTCGGCTGGGCCGGCGCGCTCGCCTGGTACTGGACGCTCGCATTCGACCGCACCTCGTGGCTCGGCGCCGAGCTCGCCGGGAACGCGGTCCTCCCGCCCGTCGGGTTCGGCGCCGTGGGGCTCATCCTCTTCGGGCTCGGCGTCCTGCACGGCGACGGCGGCTACCGCCGTGTGCGGCACCTCCTCGAGCAGCTCGGTCTCATCACGCTCGTCGGCGCGCTCCTGCCGCTCGGCTTCCTCTGGCGGGACCTCCACATGTCGTCCTCCACCGGTCGGTGGCCCGAGGCGGTGCCGTTCGTGCTCGTGCTCGCGCTCGCCGCGGTCGTCGCCGCGTCGTCCCGGCTCCCGCGCGACACGGCGAGCGCCCGCGCCGGCTTCGCCACCGTGCTCCTCGCCGTCCTCGTCTATCTCGTCGCGCTCACCGGCGCGGTCGGCGCGCGGGCATCGGGGGCCGTGTTCAGGGCGCTCGGCTACACCGACTGGGCGCTCAGCCTCGTCACCTCGCTCGCGCTCATCCTCTACGGCGCGCGCTGGGCCCGCCGGGCCTGGGTGAACTGGGGCGTCGTCTTCATCGGCGTCCACGCCCTCACCCGCTACTTCGACCTCTTCGGGACGATGCTCCAGACGAGCCTGCTCTTCTTCCTGACGGGCGCGTTCGTGCTGGCGCTCGGCTGGGTGCTCGAGAAGTTCCGGCGGCGGATGACCGCCCAGGCGGCGGCCCAGGGGAGCCGCGCGTGA
- a CDS encoding dihydroorotase, with protein MSLLIRHGRVIDPANGVDAVQDVLIADGKIERVGKNVTAPPGAEVLDATGKVVCPGFIDIHVHLREPGHEYKETVATGTRAAAAGGFTAVACMANTHPVNDNGAVTDYILAKAKVEGVVRVHPIGAVTKNLNGEELAELAELAEAGCVAFSDDGRCVMNADLYRRAMEYTLPFGVPVVSHAEDTYLSRGFTMNEGVVSTEIGLPGAPAAAEDVMVARDILLAELTGAHIHIAHLSTAGAVRLVRDGKARGVRVTAEVTPHHLVLTEEAVRGYDPNTKMAPPLRTKRDVETLVEALADGTIDCVATDHAPHALAEKEGEFDHAAFGVVGLETAVAVLLDRLVKPGLLPLPTLVSRLSRDPARLLNLPGGSLAPGAPADVTILDLERKTTVDPAKFRSKSRNTPFAGWMLTGAPWLTIVGGKAVRP; from the coding sequence GTGAGCCTCCTGATCAGGCACGGGCGCGTGATCGACCCGGCGAACGGCGTGGACGCCGTCCAGGACGTGCTCATCGCCGACGGGAAGATCGAGCGCGTCGGGAAGAACGTGACCGCGCCGCCCGGCGCCGAGGTCCTCGACGCCACGGGCAAGGTCGTCTGCCCCGGCTTCATCGACATCCACGTCCACCTGCGCGAGCCCGGCCACGAGTACAAGGAGACGGTCGCGACCGGCACGCGCGCGGCGGCGGCCGGCGGCTTCACGGCGGTCGCCTGCATGGCCAACACCCACCCCGTCAACGACAACGGCGCCGTCACCGACTACATCCTGGCGAAGGCCAAGGTCGAGGGCGTCGTCCGCGTCCATCCGATCGGCGCGGTCACGAAGAACCTCAACGGCGAGGAGCTCGCCGAGCTGGCCGAGCTCGCCGAGGCGGGCTGTGTCGCCTTCTCCGACGACGGCCGGTGCGTGATGAACGCGGATCTCTACCGGCGCGCGATGGAGTACACGCTGCCCTTCGGCGTCCCCGTCGTGAGCCACGCCGAGGACACGTACCTCTCCCGGGGCTTCACGATGAACGAGGGCGTGGTCTCGACCGAGATCGGCCTGCCCGGCGCCCCGGCGGCGGCCGAGGACGTGATGGTCGCGCGCGACATCCTCCTCGCCGAGCTGACGGGCGCCCACATCCACATCGCCCACCTCTCGACCGCGGGCGCCGTCCGCCTCGTCCGCGACGGCAAGGCCCGCGGCGTCCGCGTGACCGCCGAGGTCACGCCGCACCACCTGGTGCTGACCGAGGAGGCCGTGCGCGGCTACGACCCGAACACCAAGATGGCGCCGCCGCTCCGGACGAAGCGCGACGTCGAGACGCTCGTCGAGGCCCTCGCCGACGGCACGATCGACTGCGTGGCGACCGACCACGCGCCCCACGCGCTCGCCGAGAAGGAGGGCGAGTTCGACCACGCCGCGTTCGGCGTCGTGGGCCTCGAGACGGCGGTGGCGGTGCTGCTCGACCGGCTCGTCAAGCCCGGGCTCCTCCCGCTCCCGACGCTCGTCTCACGCCTCTCGCGCGACCCCGCGAGGCTTCTCAACCTGCCGGGCGGGAGCCTCGCCCCCGGCGCACCGGCCGACGTGACGATCCTGGACCTCGAACGCAAGACGACGGTGGACCCCGCCAAGTTCCGCTCGAAGAGCCGGAACACGCCCTTCGCGGGCTGGATGCTCACGGGCGCCCCGTGGCTCACGATCGTCGGCGGGAAGGCCGTCCGGCCGTGA
- a CDS encoding DUF1116 domain-containing protein, translating into MTAPLLGAGPRVVNLGLELFAETLAGLGVPVAHVDWRPPADGDARLAALLERLETRGEQIHQANVRAFELLVGGLPFLVDCRPAREALALPERVVLHAGPPIEWPRMCEPMRAAILCAIRYEGWAANDDAARALIARGDVRLEPCHHWKAVGPMAGIITGSMPLFVVENRAHGNRAHATINEGLGRVLRYGATDESVVARLRWLATEAGPLLGAALRASGGIDLRALMAQALRMGDEMHQRNVAASALLARALMPHVARAGERHGAVARLAEFVAGHDQFCLNVVMAAGKALTDPAAGVPHSTLVTSMARNGTDFGIRVSGLGERWFVAPVEMPVGLYLPGFGPEDANPDMGDSAIVETIGLGGGAMAAAPAVARFLGAGGVAEALAATEESREICHDEHPHFRVPALDERGVPAGIDVRRVVETGIAPLINTGIAGRKAGVGQVGAGIVRAPRACFERALEALADV; encoded by the coding sequence ATGACGGCGCCGCTCCTCGGCGCGGGACCACGCGTGGTCAACCTCGGGCTCGAGCTCTTCGCCGAGACGCTCGCCGGCCTCGGGGTGCCGGTCGCCCACGTCGACTGGCGGCCGCCCGCCGATGGCGACGCGCGCCTCGCGGCGCTGCTCGAGCGGCTCGAGACTCGGGGCGAGCAGATCCACCAGGCGAACGTGCGCGCCTTCGAGCTGCTCGTCGGGGGGCTGCCGTTCCTCGTGGACTGCCGCCCCGCCCGGGAGGCGCTCGCGCTCCCGGAGCGCGTCGTGCTCCACGCGGGCCCGCCGATCGAGTGGCCGCGGATGTGCGAGCCCATGCGCGCCGCGATCCTGTGCGCGATCCGCTACGAGGGGTGGGCCGCCAACGACGACGCCGCGCGCGCGCTCATCGCGCGCGGCGACGTGCGGCTCGAGCCCTGTCACCACTGGAAGGCCGTCGGGCCGATGGCGGGGATCATCACCGGATCGATGCCCCTGTTCGTCGTCGAGAACCGCGCCCACGGCAACCGCGCCCACGCGACGATCAACGAGGGCCTGGGGCGCGTCCTCCGCTACGGCGCCACCGACGAGTCGGTCGTCGCGCGCCTGCGCTGGCTCGCGACGGAAGCGGGCCCGCTCCTCGGCGCGGCGCTGCGAGCCTCGGGCGGGATCGACCTTCGGGCCCTCATGGCCCAGGCGCTCCGCATGGGCGACGAGATGCACCAGCGCAACGTCGCCGCCTCCGCCCTCCTCGCCCGCGCGCTGATGCCGCACGTCGCCCGCGCCGGCGAGCGGCACGGCGCCGTCGCGCGCCTGGCCGAGTTCGTCGCGGGGCACGATCAGTTCTGTCTCAACGTCGTCATGGCCGCGGGGAAGGCGCTGACCGATCCCGCCGCCGGCGTCCCGCACTCCACGCTCGTGACCAGCATGGCGCGGAACGGGACCGACTTCGGGATCCGCGTCTCGGGGCTCGGCGAGCGCTGGTTCGTGGCGCCCGTCGAGATGCCCGTCGGCCTCTACCTCCCGGGGTTCGGCCCCGAGGACGCCAACCCGGACATGGGCGACAGCGCGATCGTCGAGACGATCGGCCTCGGCGGCGGCGCGATGGCCGCCGCCCCCGCGGTCGCGAGATTCCTCGGCGCGGGCGGCGTGGCCGAGGCGCTGGCCGCGACGGAAGAGAGCCGCGAGATCTGCCACGACGAGCATCCCCATTTCCGCGTGCCGGCGCTCGACGAGCGCGGCGTCCCGGCGGGCATCGACGTGCGCCGCGTGGTCGAGACGGGGATCGCGCCCCTCATCAACACGGGTATCGCGGGGAGGAAGGCCGGCGTCGGGCAGGTGGGCGCGGGCATCGTCCGGGCGCCGCGCGCGTGCTTCGAGCGCGCCCTCGAGGCGCTCGCGGACGTCTAG
- a CDS encoding aspartate carbamoyltransferase catalytic subunit, translated as MRWTRKDLLTMRDLDGGEITLLVNTAASLQEIATREIKKVPALRGKTIVNLFYEPSTRTRTSFEIAGKWLSADVVNFSASGSSTSKGESFIDTAKNIAAMSPDVVVVRHSSAGAAELLARELPCSIVNAGDGAHEHPTQALLDLLTIREKKGHFDGLHVAIVGDITNSRVARSNIHGMRKLGMTVTVAGPPTLIPPFVQELGVKVAYRLEDAIRDVDVIMMLRLQHERMQAGLIPSLREYSRFWGLTLDKLGRHARPDVLIMHPGPVNRGIELSPEVADGPYSVILDQVAKGVAVRMGVLLLLTGGKGEAAA; from the coding sequence ATGCGCTGGACGCGGAAGGACCTCTTGACGATGCGCGACCTCGACGGGGGTGAGATCACGCTCCTGGTGAACACCGCCGCCTCGCTCCAGGAGATCGCCACGCGCGAGATCAAGAAGGTGCCGGCCCTCCGCGGCAAGACGATCGTGAACCTCTTCTACGAGCCGTCCACCCGGACGCGCACCTCCTTCGAGATCGCGGGGAAATGGCTGTCGGCCGACGTCGTCAACTTCTCGGCGAGCGGATCCAGCACGTCGAAGGGCGAGAGCTTCATCGATACGGCGAAGAACATCGCCGCGATGAGCCCGGACGTCGTCGTCGTCCGCCACTCGTCGGCGGGCGCCGCCGAGCTGCTCGCGCGCGAGCTCCCCTGCTCCATCGTGAACGCGGGCGACGGCGCCCACGAGCACCCCACGCAGGCCCTCCTCGATCTGCTGACCATCCGCGAGAAGAAGGGCCACTTCGATGGCCTGCACGTCGCGATCGTCGGCGACATCACGAACAGCCGCGTGGCGCGCTCGAATATCCACGGCATGCGGAAGCTCGGCATGACGGTCACGGTCGCCGGGCCGCCGACCCTCATCCCGCCCTTCGTGCAGGAGCTCGGCGTGAAGGTCGCCTACCGGCTCGAGGACGCGATCCGCGACGTGGACGTGATCATGATGCTGCGCCTGCAGCACGAGCGCATGCAGGCCGGGCTCATCCCCTCGCTCCGCGAGTACTCACGCTTCTGGGGGCTCACGCTCGACAAGCTCGGCCGCCACGCGCGCCCCGACGTGCTGATCATGCACCCCGGCCCGGTCAACCGCGGCATCGAGCTGTCGCCCGAGGTCGCCGACGGGCCGTACTCGGTGATCCTGGACCAGGTCGCCAAAGGCGTGGCGGTGAGGATGGGCGTGCTGCTGCTGCTCACCGGCGGCAAGGGGGAGGCCGCGGCGTGA
- the carA gene encoding glutamine-hydrolyzing carbamoyl-phosphate synthase small subunit: MTRAFLVLRDGRTFTGEPLGARGETAGEVIFNTAMSGYQEILTDPSYRGQIVAMTYPLIGNYGINEEDVESRKPWVNGFIVKEASPVASNFRAGASLDDYLRRHGIVGIQGIDTRALTRHLRDHGAQDGIVSSVAHDPAELLARARALPGLVGRDLVAEVTAAEAYGWSEGGWELARGYVAPPAPRFTVVAYDCGIKWNILRQLRMAGCDVTVVPASTPAAAVLERKPDGVFLSNGPGDPEGVPYLIDSVRTLLGRLPVFGICLGHQIMGLAGGGSTYKLKFGHHGANHPVKDLATAKVAITSQNHGFAVDPASAEPHGWEPTHVNLNDGTCEGLRHREWPAFSVQYHPEASPGPHDANYLFHRFTQLMSRKGG; the protein is encoded by the coding sequence GTGACGCGCGCGTTCCTCGTCCTGCGCGACGGCCGCACGTTCACGGGCGAGCCCCTCGGCGCGCGCGGCGAGACGGCCGGCGAGGTCATCTTCAACACAGCGATGTCCGGCTACCAGGAGATCCTCACCGATCCGTCGTACAGAGGGCAGATCGTCGCGATGACGTACCCGCTCATCGGCAACTACGGCATCAACGAGGAGGACGTCGAGTCGCGGAAGCCGTGGGTGAACGGCTTCATCGTCAAAGAGGCGTCGCCCGTCGCGTCGAACTTCCGCGCCGGCGCGAGCCTCGACGACTACCTGCGCCGCCACGGCATCGTCGGCATCCAGGGGATCGACACGCGCGCGCTCACGCGTCACCTCCGGGACCACGGCGCCCAGGACGGGATCGTCTCGTCGGTCGCTCACGACCCCGCGGAGCTCCTGGCGCGGGCGCGCGCGCTGCCGGGGCTCGTCGGCCGCGACCTCGTCGCGGAGGTGACGGCCGCCGAGGCCTACGGCTGGAGCGAGGGCGGCTGGGAGCTCGCGCGCGGCTACGTGGCGCCGCCCGCCCCGCGCTTCACGGTCGTCGCCTACGACTGCGGAATAAAGTGGAACATCCTCCGTCAACTCCGTATGGCGGGTTGCGACGTCACCGTGGTGCCCGCGTCGACGCCGGCGGCCGCCGTCCTCGAGCGGAAGCCCGACGGCGTGTTCCTCTCGAACGGCCCCGGCGATCCGGAGGGCGTGCCGTACCTGATCGACTCGGTGCGCACGCTGCTCGGGCGCCTGCCGGTCTTCGGCATCTGCCTCGGCCACCAGATCATGGGGCTCGCCGGCGGCGGCAGCACCTACAAGCTCAAGTTCGGCCACCACGGCGCCAACCATCCGGTGAAGGACCTCGCCACGGCGAAGGTCGCGATCACGTCGCAGAACCACGGGTTCGCCGTGGACCCGGCGTCCGCCGAGCCCCACGGCTGGGAGCCGACGCACGTCAACCTGAACGACGGCACGTGCGAGGGGCTCCGCCATCGCGAGTGGCCCGCGTTCTCCGTGCAGTACCATCCGGAGGCGTCGCCGGGCCCGCACGACGCGAACTACCTGTTCCATCGCTTCACACAGCTCATGTCACGGAAGGGAGGCTGA
- the fdrA gene encoding acyl-CoA synthetase FdrA encodes MPARNFVRRSFYQDSVTLMRLTRDMESVPGVARAAVMMGTPQNRALLRDAGLLAAEGEAAGPTDLVVAVLADSAEAAEAARAAAEAALTARRPAAAPGAAPRPRTLATALRAMPDATLALVSVPGAYAGAEARKALHAGLHVMLFSDNVPVATEVELKTLARERGLFLLGPDCGTAIVGGVPLGFANAVPRGRIGVAAASGTGLQAVACHVAAAGEGISHAIGVGGRDLTDEVGGLTLEAALAALAADPDTAVVAVVGKPPGARTLAKLRQWIAKLGKPCVAAFMGAAPSGGEPWHAAATLEDAALAAVALARGAKPAPVEFAAPAAEIARLVEDALLPMRANQRFVRGVYAGGTLAYEAIGLLRGRLADVAPAVTGGGKAHRVVDLGEDVFTVGRPHPMIDGTVRREWIEKEAADPETAVLLLDVVLGYGAHHDPAGEILPAIRWARAAAESAGRHLAVVASVCGTEGDRQRLSAQAAALTAAGVIVMPSNAQAARLAALIAAERAR; translated from the coding sequence ATGCCCGCGCGGAACTTCGTCCGGAGGAGCTTCTACCAGGACTCCGTCACGCTCATGCGCCTCACGCGCGACATGGAGTCGGTGCCCGGCGTCGCGCGCGCGGCCGTCATGATGGGCACCCCGCAGAACCGCGCGCTCCTCCGCGACGCGGGCCTCCTCGCGGCGGAAGGCGAGGCCGCGGGGCCGACCGACCTGGTCGTCGCGGTGCTCGCCGACTCGGCCGAGGCGGCCGAGGCCGCGCGCGCCGCCGCCGAGGCGGCGCTCACCGCGCGCCGCCCCGCCGCGGCGCCCGGCGCGGCGCCCCGCCCACGGACGCTGGCCACCGCCCTCCGGGCGATGCCCGACGCGACGCTCGCCCTCGTCTCGGTGCCCGGCGCCTACGCGGGCGCCGAGGCGCGGAAGGCGCTCCACGCCGGCCTCCACGTCATGCTCTTCAGCGACAATGTGCCCGTCGCCACCGAGGTGGAGCTGAAGACGCTCGCGCGCGAGCGCGGCCTGTTCTTGCTGGGGCCCGACTGCGGCACGGCGATCGTCGGCGGCGTGCCGCTCGGCTTCGCCAACGCCGTGCCGCGCGGGCGGATCGGCGTCGCCGCGGCCTCGGGCACGGGACTCCAAGCGGTCGCCTGCCACGTCGCCGCCGCGGGCGAGGGCATCTCGCACGCGATCGGCGTCGGCGGCCGCGACCTCACGGACGAGGTCGGCGGGCTCACGCTCGAGGCGGCGCTCGCCGCGCTCGCCGCCGACCCGGACACGGCCGTGGTCGCGGTCGTCGGCAAGCCGCCCGGCGCCAGGACGCTCGCGAAGCTCCGCCAGTGGATCGCGAAGCTCGGCAAGCCGTGCGTCGCCGCGTTCATGGGCGCGGCGCCGTCGGGCGGCGAACCCTGGCACGCCGCGGCGACACTCGAGGACGCCGCGCTCGCCGCCGTCGCCCTCGCCCGCGGGGCGAAGCCCGCGCCCGTGGAGTTCGCCGCGCCGGCCGCCGAGATCGCGCGGCTCGTCGAGGATGCCCTGCTCCCCATGCGGGCCAACCAGCGCTTCGTCCGCGGCGTCTATGCTGGCGGCACGCTCGCCTACGAGGCGATCGGGCTCCTGCGCGGGCGCCTGGCCGACGTCGCCCCGGCAGTGACCGGCGGCGGCAAGGCGCACCGCGTGGTGGACCTCGGCGAGGACGTGTTCACCGTCGGCCGGCCCCATCCGATGATCGACGGCACCGTGCGGCGGGAGTGGATCGAGAAGGAAGCCGCCGATCCCGAGACGGCGGTGCTGCTCCTCGACGTCGTCCTCGGCTACGGCGCGCACCACGACCCGGCGGGCGAGATCCTCCCGGCGATCCGGTGGGCGCGCGCGGCCGCCGAGTCGGCGGGCCGCCACCTCGCCGTCGTCGCGAGCGTCTGCGGCACCGAGGGCGACCGGCAGCGGCTCTCGGCCCAGGCCGCGGCCCTCACGGCCGCCGGTGTCATCGTCATGCCGTCGAACGCCCAGGCCGCGCGCCTCGCCGCGCTCATCGCCGCGGAGCGCGCGCGATGA